In the Bordetella genomosp. 10 genome, one interval contains:
- a CDS encoding autotransporter outer membrane beta-barrel domain-containing protein, which yields MPIESFRLKAGACLLGSSSLMFSGAAYAAQDNCSPPLVSAPKMDQSDILVNGTRHVNTNQSCSAFGVSGSELVVDANGGVAGNVKLDANGSLVIKGAANPGDTGGQVAGYVEAGETYTSITSLASPVPPGTTGPKGGSGKVTLESGGQIGFALIGPQSTLTTVNTNDQQARIGVLKTEGDVTLDNVRIDYALRPVSTIDSNKQQGVLWVQGGNTSITNSEISGDNAMVTGVAFLVSLPQQNLLTTLTVANTTFDNLADSGIFLREATGYADYQMTLTDNTVMAGKGGAALDINQRSFDISGNVTARGSIAATVSGGTYTGPAGAFIDVDGVHPVDISFKDNVTLRGLGGGTLEGSGAALWVGGNANVSVADSTLDGAANGLKITSNRTAADGATITLLNTAVTSHDDAAIYITNNKGETPRRSTLGIGAGTTLAGGDGNILKMDSGALSTVIVDGNVGGRSGKVDLAGDIAVSGAGTDLQLTVGDRATIAGGLSVSDQATTTATLSGAGATLANGQGAAVTVDNGSAAIDLASGATLAGKDGLLVDVRNAGQAQVTMEGGARTGDMTRSADGTLNVALLNGATYTGSATASSMAVNDGTWVLGNTFASSTDTLSMKGGIVDFNAGAGAYKTLAVNTLSNAGGTFKMGVDFNPGGGNDLLVVKGQVDDDNRVHINAQDQGVAAPRDHITMVESGGGSGQFALVDGEQVDAGIYVYTLKRVGDNWELVRNDIDPDPTKPVDPTHPDDPTHDDPTHPDDPTHPDDPTHDDPTHPDAHHLSPAAKTSLNVASAMPFEFYGEMDTLRQRQGDLRLNKTDSGAWVRSFSNFSEIGQASAPGYSLNQYGGAFGADKRFIRPSGDLYVGGFGSYSYNTIGVEGGSSGRSNSYGLGGYATWMRNDGWYVDGILKANSVGNDLRVVGSNGTPARGRYDTPAYGGSLEAGKHVDVGKKGFVEPYGEVEGFVAPSANDKLDSGFRIHNGATKSMQGEIGVVGGGNFELGRGYEMQPYVKGAVVREFVNDNSVTLNGTRFKNDMSGNHLLVGAGVVVQLKQNLQAHADVDYTSGGPIKHTTDVNIGVRYVF from the coding sequence ATGCCTATCGAATCCTTCCGTCTCAAGGCCGGCGCCTGCCTGCTCGGATCCTCATCCCTGATGTTCAGCGGCGCGGCATACGCAGCGCAGGACAACTGCTCCCCCCCGCTGGTCTCGGCGCCCAAAATGGACCAGTCCGATATCCTGGTCAACGGCACCAGGCACGTAAATACGAACCAGAGTTGCAGCGCCTTCGGTGTCAGCGGCAGCGAACTCGTCGTCGATGCCAACGGCGGCGTGGCCGGCAACGTCAAGCTCGACGCGAACGGCAGCCTGGTGATCAAGGGCGCGGCCAACCCCGGCGACACGGGAGGACAGGTCGCCGGTTACGTCGAAGCCGGCGAAACCTATACGTCGATAACCTCCCTCGCCTCCCCGGTCCCCCCGGGCACCACGGGTCCGAAGGGAGGTTCGGGAAAGGTCACGCTCGAATCCGGCGGGCAGATCGGTTTTGCGCTGATCGGGCCGCAGTCGACCCTGACGACCGTCAACACCAACGATCAGCAAGCGCGGATCGGCGTCCTGAAAACCGAGGGCGACGTCACGCTGGACAATGTGCGCATAGACTACGCCCTCAGGCCTGTCAGCACGATCGACAGCAACAAGCAGCAGGGCGTGCTCTGGGTGCAAGGCGGCAATACCTCCATCACCAATTCGGAGATTTCCGGCGACAACGCCATGGTGACGGGCGTGGCCTTCCTCGTTTCCCTGCCGCAACAGAACCTGCTCACCACGTTGACCGTCGCCAACACGACGTTCGACAACCTGGCGGACTCGGGCATATTCCTGCGGGAAGCCACGGGCTACGCCGATTACCAGATGACGCTCACCGACAACACCGTCATGGCCGGCAAGGGGGGCGCCGCGCTCGACATCAATCAACGCAGCTTCGACATATCGGGGAACGTCACCGCGCGCGGCAGCATCGCGGCGACGGTCAGCGGCGGCACCTACACCGGTCCGGCGGGCGCGTTCATCGACGTGGACGGCGTCCACCCGGTCGACATCTCGTTCAAGGACAACGTCACGCTGCGCGGCCTCGGCGGGGGCACCCTGGAAGGCAGCGGCGCGGCCCTGTGGGTCGGCGGCAACGCCAACGTCAGCGTCGCCGACAGCACCCTGGACGGCGCCGCCAACGGACTGAAGATCACCTCGAACCGGACCGCCGCCGACGGCGCCACCATCACGCTGCTCAATACCGCCGTCACCAGCCACGACGACGCCGCCATCTACATCACCAACAACAAGGGCGAAACGCCCCGGCGCTCCACCCTCGGCATCGGCGCCGGCACGACGCTGGCCGGCGGCGACGGCAACATCCTCAAGATGGACAGCGGCGCCCTCTCCACCGTCATCGTCGACGGCAACGTCGGCGGCCGCAGCGGCAAGGTCGATCTCGCCGGCGATATCGCCGTCTCCGGCGCGGGCACCGACCTGCAACTGACCGTGGGCGACCGCGCCACGATCGCCGGCGGCCTGTCCGTCAGCGACCAGGCCACCACCACCGCCACCCTCTCCGGCGCCGGCGCCACGCTGGCCAACGGCCAGGGCGCGGCCGTCACGGTCGACAACGGCAGTGCCGCCATAGACCTGGCCAGCGGCGCCACCCTGGCCGGCAAGGACGGCCTGCTCGTCGACGTCAGGAATGCGGGGCAGGCCCAGGTCACGATGGAAGGCGGCGCGCGGACCGGCGACATGACCCGCTCCGCGGACGGCACGCTGAACGTCGCCTTGCTCAATGGCGCCACGTACACGGGCAGCGCGACGGCCAGTTCCATGGCCGTGAACGACGGCACCTGGGTCCTGGGCAATACCTTCGCCTCGTCCACCGACACGCTTTCCATGAAGGGCGGCATCGTCGACTTCAATGCCGGCGCCGGCGCCTACAAGACCCTCGCCGTGAATACGCTCTCCAACGCCGGCGGCACGTTCAAGATGGGCGTCGACTTCAATCCCGGCGGCGGCAACGACCTGCTGGTGGTCAAGGGCCAGGTCGACGACGACAACCGCGTGCACATCAACGCCCAGGACCAGGGCGTGGCGGCTCCCCGCGACCACATCACGATGGTCGAGTCCGGCGGCGGCAGCGGACAATTCGCCCTCGTGGACGGCGAGCAGGTCGACGCGGGCATCTACGTCTATACCCTCAAGCGCGTGGGCGACAACTGGGAACTGGTGCGCAACGACATCGACCCCGATCCGACGAAGCCCGTCGATCCGACGCATCCGGACGATCCCACGCATGACGATCCTACCCACCCCGACGACCCCACGCATCCCGACGATCCCACGCATGACGATCCGACACATCCCGATGCCCACCACCTGTCGCCCGCGGCCAAGACCTCGCTGAACGTCGCCAGCGCGATGCCCTTCGAGTTCTACGGCGAGATGGACACCCTGCGCCAGCGCCAGGGCGACCTGCGCCTGAACAAGACGGACAGCGGCGCATGGGTGCGCAGCTTCAGCAACTTCAGCGAGATCGGCCAGGCATCGGCGCCGGGCTACAGCCTGAACCAGTACGGCGGCGCCTTCGGCGCGGACAAGCGCTTCATCCGGCCCTCGGGCGACCTCTACGTCGGCGGCTTCGGTTCATACAGCTACAACACCATCGGCGTGGAAGGCGGCTCGTCCGGGCGCAGCAACAGCTATGGCCTGGGCGGCTATGCCACCTGGATGCGCAACGACGGCTGGTACGTGGACGGCATACTCAAGGCCAATAGCGTCGGGAACGACCTGCGCGTGGTCGGCAGCAACGGCACGCCCGCCCGCGGCCGCTACGACACGCCCGCCTATGGCGGCTCCCTGGAAGCGGGCAAGCACGTCGACGTCGGCAAGAAGGGCTTCGTCGAACCCTATGGCGAAGTGGAAGGCTTCGTCGCGCCGAGCGCCAACGACAAGCTGGACAGCGGCTTCAGGATCCACAACGGCGCGACCAAGTCCATGCAGGGCGAGATCGGCGTCGTGGGCGGCGGCAACTTCGAACTGGGCCGCGGCTACGAAATGCAGCCCTACGTCAAGGGCGCCGTGGTCCGCGAATTCGTCAACGACAACAGCGTCACGCTCAACGGCACCCGCTTCAAGAACGACATGTCGGGCAATCACCTGCTGGTCGGCGCCGGCGTCGTCGTGCAGCTCAAGCAGAACCTGCAGGCCCATGCGGACGTCGACTACACCAGCGGCGGCCCCATCAAGCACACCACCGACGTGAACATCGGCGTGCGCTACGTGTTCTGA